The Anaerolineae bacterium genome segment AATCCACAAAGCGCCGCCATGAGGGACAGCATGGGACAAAAAACAACACAGCCAGGGATTGATTGGTCCAGACAAGGCCGGGAGGCGGAACTACTGCACGCCCTTAATGCTGCCGCAGCTTCGTTACAACGCTCGGCCCATTCCGAAGCCGAAGTTTTTGACGCTTTCAAAGAGCAGATTGCCCGGCTTGGCTTGAACGGCAGCCTCGGCCTGTTTGATGAGACGGGGAAACAGATGGCCTTGCACGCCATTGTTTATCCGGGTCAAATGGAGTGGGTGGTCAAATTTGAAAAAATGGCGGGCTTAAAGGCCGAAGGATATGTCTACAACGTTGCCGAAATAGAGGTCTACCAACAGATAACGCAAACAGGCGAGCCAATTTTTTCGCCGGACAGTAAAGAGGCCCTATTGCAAATGTTCCCGGTTGAAATACCCCCCGCCATGATAGAACGCTTGCTCAAGGTCTTTGGTTCGTTTCCCTGCCTCTACGTGCCGCTGATAGCGGGGGGTTGTTTTCTGGGCGTTATGTTTGTAGCCGGCCCCGGCCTCACCCCAAACGACATCCCGGCGATGGAGGTGTTTGCCAATCACCTGGCCATTGCCTTAACCAATGCGCGTTTATTTGCCGCTCTCCAGCAATCGGAGGCTAAACTGCACCAATCGCACGCGGAGTTAGAGGCTCGGGTGGTCGAACGCACCGCCGCCCTGACAGCGGCCAATGAAGCCCTGGAACGCGAAATCGCCGAACGGCGACAGGCCGAGCAAGAAGCGCAACAGCGCACGGCAGACCTGGCCCTGATCAATGCGCTCAACGAAGCCATCAATCGCGGCGACAGCCTGTCAGACGTTATTCTCCTCCTGTCTAACGCCACCAAAGAGCTTTTCTCCGGCTACGAAGCCTCCGTGTATCTGCTCAGCGAAGACAAAAAATATTTGGTCATGCAAACCCTTTCCCCTTCGCCCGCTGTGCTCAAGCGTATTGAGCAACTCATCCACATCCAGATCCCACCCATCAAAATCCCTCTGAGACCTAACGGTCCTTACAGGGCCTTGCTCCAAAATGGCAAGCCGCGGCTCGTCAATGATCCGGCCGAAATCCGGGCCTTAATTGAAGAATTCACCTATACCGTCCATCTTCCCAATCGGCAATTGCGCCGCGCGCTCCGCAAGCTGATTCCCCAAATTCAAAAAACCCTGAATGTACATGGGGTTATCAATATGCCCCTGGTTTCTGAAGGCGAAGTCATTGGCCTGCTGGATATTTCCAGCCAAGAACCTCTGGCGGAAATAGATATGCGCCGGCTGGAAGCTATCTCTGGACAATTGACCGCCGCCATCAAACGCAAACAAACAGAAGATGCCTTACGCCAGAGCGAGGCAGGCTACCGGATGCTGTTTGAGCAAAACCTGGCCGGGGTCTATCGCACCACCCTGGCCGGGCGTATTTTGGAATGTAACCAGGCCTTTGCCCAGATTTTGGGCTATGACTCGCCGCAAGAGTTGATTGAGTGCCAGGCTACAAAATTCTATTTCGACTCTGCCGACCGGAACAAATTTATTGCCCGGCTACAGGAGCAAGGCACGCTAACCAGCTTTGAAACGTATCTGCGACGCAAAGACGGCACGCCGGTTTGGATTCTGGAGAATGTAAACTTGATCAAGGGGATAGACCCGGCCTCCTCTATTATTCAAGGCACATCGGTTGACATCACCGACCGCAAACAGGCCGAAGAACAGATGCGGCGTCAGGATCGGCTGGTGGCTGTTGGCCAACTGGCCGGGGGAATTGCCCATGATTTCAATAACCTGCTGACCGCTATCAACGGCTTTGCGGCTTTACTGAAATCTGAACTATCGCCGGATGACCCCCTCCATGAATTGGCCGAAAAGATATTAAGCTCCGGCCGCCGCGCCGCCGACCTGGTTCGGCAACTGCTGATTTTTAGCCGCAAGCAACTTGTTGAGCCGCAGGTAGTTAATCTCAATAACATTGTGCTTGATCTGGAGAAGATGCTGCGTCGCATCATTGGGGAAGATATTCAAATAAACACAATTTTGGCGTCGGATCTGTGGCCAATTGAAGTAGACCCTACCCAAATTGAACAGGTCATCGTCAATCTGGTTGTCAATGCCCGCGACGCTATGCCTCAAGGGGGGCAGTTGATCATTGAAACGGCCAATACCACGCTGAACGAGGCGTTTATTGCCAATCACCAGGGGCCGCCGCCAGGCGATTACGTGCTGCTGACCGTTAGCGATACGGGGATGGGCATGAGCGCAGAGGTTAAAGAACGCATTTTTGAACCGTTTTTTACCACCAAAGAGGTCGGCCAGGGGACCGGCCTGGGCTTAGCCATGGTCTATGGCATTGTCAAACAAAGCGGAGGGGATATTTGGGTGTATAGCGAGGAAGGGCTGGGCGCTACTTTTAAGATCTACCTACCGCGCGTCGCCGAAACCAGGCCGCTATCTTTCAGGCCGGATATTGCGGAGGAAATACCCCGAGGGGACGAAACAATCCTGTTGGTTGAAGATGACCCCGTGGTGCGCTTGCTGGCGCAGCGCGTGCTCCAGGAATGCGGCTACACCCTGCTAGAAGCGAAACACGGCTCAGAAGCATTGGATTTGGCAGTTAGCCATGCCGCCCCCATTCACCTCCTGCTGACCGACGTTATCATGCCTACAATGAGCGGCAAAGCCCTAGCCGAAGCGTTAGCCCAAACCCACCCCAATCTGAAAACGCTTTTTATGTCCGGCTATCCCGGCCACGTTATTTCCCAACACGGCATTCTGGACCCCGATGTTGAACTGCTCCCTAAACCGTTCAGCCCGCTGGACCTGGCCCGCAAAGTGCGCGCCGTGCTGGACGGTTAGGATTAGGCCATTATCATTTCCCCAGATATACGCCATCTCTGAGCAGGGTTTGGCGCAAAACCTGCACATCCAGGTCTCGCGGGGTTATACCTTGCGCTGCGCTCAAGGCTGCGGCCGTCCCGGTCGCCTGGCCCTGGCCCATACAACTCACCGTATTCCGGGTAGACATGTGGGCCTCATGGTCCGACGTAATCATCATCCCGGCCACCAACAGGTTATCTATGCCTCTGACCAACAACGCTCTATATGGGATGCCGTACGTGCCGCCGTTTTTAATCTGCAAGCGAGGGGCGGAGTCGTGAAAGCCGTAAACCATAATTTCGTCGTCAAAATGTCTACCCTCAAGCACGTCGCTCAAGGTGATGTCATAATCGCACGCAATCAGCCTGCCGCGCCTGATGCACAACGAGGGGCTGGTTCTGGCAATGAAGGCTTTTTCACAGCCGGGAATGGATGTTTTGATCAGGTCTATGGCTTTGGCCTGACGCCTTCTCAATTCCAA includes the following:
- a CDS encoding PAS domain S-box protein; protein product: MGQKTTQPGIDWSRQGREAELLHALNAAAASLQRSAHSEAEVFDAFKEQIARLGLNGSLGLFDETGKQMALHAIVYPGQMEWVVKFEKMAGLKAEGYVYNVAEIEVYQQITQTGEPIFSPDSKEALLQMFPVEIPPAMIERLLKVFGSFPCLYVPLIAGGCFLGVMFVAGPGLTPNDIPAMEVFANHLAIALTNARLFAALQQSEAKLHQSHAELEARVVERTAALTAANEALEREIAERRQAEQEAQQRTADLALINALNEAINRGDSLSDVILLLSNATKELFSGYEASVYLLSEDKKYLVMQTLSPSPAVLKRIEQLIHIQIPPIKIPLRPNGPYRALLQNGKPRLVNDPAEIRALIEEFTYTVHLPNRQLRRALRKLIPQIQKTLNVHGVINMPLVSEGEVIGLLDISSQEPLAEIDMRRLEAISGQLTAAIKRKQTEDALRQSEAGYRMLFEQNLAGVYRTTLAGRILECNQAFAQILGYDSPQELIECQATKFYFDSADRNKFIARLQEQGTLTSFETYLRRKDGTPVWILENVNLIKGIDPASSIIQGTSVDITDRKQAEEQMRRQDRLVAVGQLAGGIAHDFNNLLTAINGFAALLKSELSPDDPLHELAEKILSSGRRAADLVRQLLIFSRKQLVEPQVVNLNNIVLDLEKMLRRIIGEDIQINTILASDLWPIEVDPTQIEQVIVNLVVNARDAMPQGGQLIIETANTTLNEAFIANHQGPPPGDYVLLTVSDTGMGMSAEVKERIFEPFFTTKEVGQGTGLGLAMVYGIVKQSGGDIWVYSEEGLGATFKIYLPRVAETRPLSFRPDIAEEIPRGDETILLVEDDPVVRLLAQRVLQECGYTLLEAKHGSEALDLAVSHAAPIHLLLTDVIMPTMSGKALAEALAQTHPNLKTLFMSGYPGHVISQHGILDPDVELLPKPFSPLDLARKVRAVLDG
- a CDS encoding FAD-dependent oxidoreductase → RSGQDGQIVRLHGNLEKLPPEFVEKISKIGMALVTTTIHDDYFMFIKLNFTMPVSPTNRDEVVRAELELRRRQAKAIDLIKTSIPGCEKAFIARTSPSLCIRRGRLIACDYDITLSDVLEGRHFDDEIMVYGFHDSAPRLQIKNGGTYGIPYRALLVRGIDNLLVAGMMITSDHEAHMSTRNTVSCMGQGQATGTAAALSAAQGITPRDLDVQVLRQTLLRDGVYLGK